The Gemmata palustris genome includes a region encoding these proteins:
- a CDS encoding WD40 repeat domain-containing protein: MAATGPEGFVRVIDLVTNREVLELSLMGAYGNGVAFALKQPFLVASDGDGNVRFWHRDTGQPIGIPLRFHGEVTRMRFRPGSDEFAVPAGDSVYLCTAPDPPADLISAGRGVRVRGLDSRPRATGSRLPTTGPSTCSTRTSKRPLALNHGSDALTIRFDTNAARSRVLRGTRNGFDWFTVPDGTKTEPTASLGLGRVHRLEPLRDGTGSWSWGPRSSRATIPVLYSAPHYQPPPRTSPRAWT; the protein is encoded by the coding sequence GTGGCCGCGACCGGCCCCGAGGGGTTCGTGCGCGTCATCGACCTCGTGACCAATAGAGAAGTCCTCGAACTCAGCCTCATGGGGGCCTACGGGAACGGGGTCGCGTTCGCCCTGAAGCAGCCGTTCCTGGTCGCGTCCGACGGCGACGGGAACGTGCGGTTCTGGCACCGCGACACCGGGCAACCGATCGGCATCCCGCTCCGGTTCCACGGCGAAGTGACGCGGATGCGGTTCCGCCCGGGTTCGGACGAGTTCGCGGTCCCCGCGGGCGACTCCGTTTACCTGTGTACCGCGCCGGACCCGCCCGCCGACCTGATCTCCGCGGGCCGCGGCGTGCGCGTCCGCGGGCTGGACTCTCGCCCGCGGGCGACCGGCTCGCGGTTGCCGACGACCGGACCCTCGACCTGTTCGACGCGCACCAGCAAGCGTCCGCTCGCGCTCAACCACGGTAGCGACGCGCTCACGATCCGGTTCGATACGAACGCGGCCCGCTCGCGCGTGCTCCGCGGCACCCGCAACGGGTTCGACTGGTTCACCGTGCCCGACGGGACAAAGACCGAGCCCACTGCGTCGCTCGGTTTGGGCCGGGTCCACCGACTGGAACCGCTGCGCGACGGCACGGGGTCGTGGTCATGGGGTCCACGGTCGTCGCGCGCTACGATTCCAGTTCTCTACTCAGCGCCCCATTATCAGCCGCCCCCCCGAACCTCCCCGCGGGCGTGGACCTGA
- a CDS encoding WD40 repeat domain-containing protein, with protein MAVSPNGAVLVTASRDGTARFWDGD; from the coding sequence GTGGCGGTCAGTCCGAACGGTGCGGTCCTGGTGACCGCCAGCCGCGACGGGACCGCGCGGTTCTGGGACGGGGACTAA
- a CDS encoding acyltransferase family protein has protein sequence MRSAWRPVASGECAGVLTLTAGFRPTGELPWDKFRAVNLAFWTLAIEVQFYAVVWVAVRAGRWFYPLLGAVTVASLPFAASETAFSSGWFLPFWPFFALGIGLYAALECGALSVPHPSVLFLAHQSRVAVRRLATAPLMPDGSQEMIASEFAFAVGLTTVLWGIWRSTEGALQLAWGAAVLVYLGAVSYSVYLLHIPLMLLAGHAVAIAFLPGSSGFLAATVTTVCVLVYPFYRYIERPFMVSTRRSIPEARRGRP, from the coding sequence ATGCGGTCTGCGTGGCGGCCAGTCGCATCGGGCGAGTGCGCGGGGGTGCTCACTCTCACCGCCGGCTTTCGCCCCACAGGGGAGTTGCCGTGGGACAAGTTCCGCGCGGTGAATCTCGCCTTCTGGACGCTGGCGATAGAGGTTCAGTTCTACGCGGTGGTGTGGGTCGCAGTTCGGGCCGGTCGGTGGTTCTATCCACTGCTCGGCGCGGTCACGGTCGCATCGCTGCCGTTCGCGGCGAGCGAAACCGCGTTTTCGAGCGGGTGGTTTCTTCCCTTCTGGCCATTCTTCGCGCTGGGGATCGGGCTATACGCGGCACTGGAGTGCGGGGCGCTATCCGTTCCGCATCCATCCGTGCTGTTCTTGGCTCACCAGAGCCGGGTTGCTGTTCGTCGGTTGGCCACAGCCCCACTGATGCCAGACGGGAGCCAAGAGATGATCGCGAGCGAGTTCGCGTTCGCGGTCGGATTGACGACCGTACTGTGGGGTATCTGGCGTTCGACCGAAGGGGCGCTCCAGTTGGCCTGGGGGGCCGCTGTATTAGTCTACCTCGGCGCTGTGTCATACAGCGTGTACCTCCTGCACATCCCGCTGATGCTACTCGCCGGGCACGCGGTGGCGATCGCCTTTCTGCCAGGAAGTTCTGGCTTCTTGGCCGCAACGGTGACGACCGTGTGCGTTCTGGTCTACCCGTTTTACCGATATATCGAGCGGCCGTTTATGGTCAGCACTCGTCGTAGCATTCCGGAGGCGCGGCGCGGTCGGCCTTGA
- a CDS encoding putative sugar nucleotidyl transferase, giving the protein MRICLFEDRRAADLHPLTLTRPAAHLLCGLTTLGAKQARYFGANVVGHLCRPVLTEWLRTRSRAGQRSGLAPGRAHRPR; this is encoded by the coding sequence ATGCGCATCTGCCTCTTCGAGGATCGCCGCGCCGCGGACCTGCACCCACTCACGTTGACGCGGCCCGCGGCCCATTTGCTCTGTGGATTAACGACCCTCGGCGCGAAACAGGCCCGCTATTTTGGCGCGAACGTCGTCGGGCACCTGTGCCGGCCCGTGCTCACCGAATGGCTCCGCACGCGATCGCGCGCCGGTCAACGATCCGGCCTGGCTCCGGGCCGCGCCCACCGTCCTCGTTAA
- a CDS encoding RNA polymerase sigma factor has product MEDVVQETFIGFSNSLVNYDDKRDLQTWLFTIAAQGHGPVAEDGPAPLPERHRHRRRGDGPGARRPAARARPPSPAAPNSASARRTHSDRRSATSCATSN; this is encoded by the coding sequence GTGGAGGACGTGGTGCAGGAGACGTTCATCGGGTTCAGTAACAGTCTCGTGAACTACGACGACAAGCGCGACCTCCAGACGTGGCTGTTCACCATCGCGGCACAAGGTCACGGACCAGTTGCGGAAGATGGGCCGGCTCCGCTACCAGAGCGGCACCGACACCGAAGACGAGGCGATGGGCCAGGCGCCCGACGACCGGCAGCGCGCGCGCGTCCACCCTCGCCCGCAGCGCCGAACAGCGCGAGCGCGAGGAGGACGCACTCGGACAGGCGCTCTGCGACCTCGTGCGCGACTTCCAACTGA
- a CDS encoding serine/threonine-protein kinase: protein MAMKFTYRSGQRPLDGFTLKRGVGQGAFGEVYFAVSDGGKEVALKLLMRGHTDAELRGVAHCINLKHPNLVHLFDLRVDARGDQWVVMEYVFGESLAHVINKHPTGLPTQVIREWFAALCRGVGYLHNQGVVHRDLKPGNIFIEHGHLKIGDYGLSRRISGSEGSDLSRGVGTPYYMAPEIKNGNYTASIDIYACGIILYEMITGLRPFNGETPYEVLIKHITETPDLSKLPVPYREVIGRALEKDPAKRFATAAELARAVEEMFAGGRRAPDMSTAASMTPTLPRARPVPPPLPVPAPPLDVPSDAVRPVAFPAPRDTRTKEKPIPAGPLTQTARDRLTELAGGFALAPLITAACTAPWAVFQGSVPWSLLGRVFLLSTVLAWSVMAIGRLPKRSENNPWGRRAIQLVVGLCIGALAFWLDGWALPTGNANASSRDIVVFNHRLSQDTFGTGMKYLVYFGVTVAVSRWWTTTNRNRRERVRFIPILAIAFWGGIFLFLWPTSESTPAMLGISVLVIATIAAQVASPWAGPPLKSARA from the coding sequence ATGGCGATGAAGTTCACATACCGGTCCGGGCAGCGCCCGCTCGACGGGTTCACCCTCAAGCGGGGCGTCGGCCAGGGCGCGTTCGGCGAAGTGTATTTCGCCGTGAGTGACGGCGGTAAAGAGGTCGCGCTCAAGCTCCTCATGCGCGGCCACACCGACGCCGAACTCCGCGGCGTCGCGCACTGCATCAACCTCAAGCACCCCAACCTCGTTCACCTGTTCGACCTCCGGGTCGATGCTCGGGGCGACCAGTGGGTCGTGATGGAGTACGTGTTCGGCGAGTCGCTCGCCCACGTCATCAACAAGCACCCCACCGGGCTGCCCACGCAGGTCATCCGCGAGTGGTTCGCGGCGCTGTGCCGCGGGGTCGGGTACCTGCACAACCAGGGCGTCGTCCACCGCGACCTGAAGCCCGGCAACATCTTCATCGAGCACGGGCACCTGAAGATCGGCGACTACGGGCTGTCCCGGCGCATCAGCGGTAGCGAGGGCAGCGACCTGAGCCGCGGGGTGGGTACGCCGTACTACATGGCGCCGGAAATCAAGAACGGGAACTACACCGCGTCCATCGACATCTATGCGTGCGGCATCATCCTCTACGAGATGATTACCGGCCTCCGGCCGTTCAACGGCGAGACGCCTTACGAAGTGCTCATCAAGCACATCACCGAGACGCCGGACCTCTCCAAACTGCCGGTCCCGTACCGCGAGGTGATCGGGCGGGCGCTCGAAAAAGACCCGGCGAAGCGGTTCGCGACCGCGGCCGAACTCGCGCGGGCGGTCGAAGAGATGTTCGCCGGCGGCCGGCGCGCCCCGGACATGTCCACGGCGGCGTCGATGACTCCCACGCTGCCGCGTGCGCGCCCGGTTCCCCCTCCGCTTCCGGTACCAGCGCCCCCACTGGACGTCCCGTCGGACGCGGTGCGCCCGGTCGCGTTCCCCGCTCCGCGCGACACCCGCACGAAAGAAAAGCCGATCCCCGCGGGGCCGCTCACGCAGACCGCGCGCGACCGGCTCACCGAACTGGCCGGCGGGTTCGCGCTCGCGCCGCTGATTACGGCCGCGTGTACCGCGCCGTGGGCCGTGTTCCAGGGTTCGGTGCCGTGGTCGCTGCTCGGGCGCGTGTTCCTGCTCTCGACCGTGCTCGCGTGGTCGGTCATGGCCATCGGGCGGTTGCCGAAGCGGAGCGAAAACAACCCGTGGGGCCGGCGCGCGATTCAGCTCGTGGTCGGGCTGTGCATCGGGGCACTGGCGTTCTGGCTCGACGGCTGGGCGCTCCCGACCGGTAACGCGAACGCCTCGAGTCGCGACATCGTGGTGTTCAACCACCGGTTGAGTCAGGACACGTTCGGGACCGGGATGAAATATTTGGTCTACTTCGGGGTCACTGTTGCGGTGTCCCGGTGGTGGACCACGACGAACCGCAACCGGCGCGAGCGCGTGCGGTTCATCCCGATCCTGGCCATCGCGTTTTGGGGCGGGATCTTCCTGTTCCTGTGGCCGACGAGCGAGTCCACGCCCGCGATGCTCGGCATCTCCGTGCTGGTGATCGCGACCATTGCGGCCCAGGTCGCGAGCCCGTGGGCCGGTCCCCCGTTGAAGTCGGCGCGCGCGTAG
- a CDS encoding polynucleotide kinase-phosphatase, whose product MTIHIPEFALVLMVGPSGSGKSTFARKHFKPTEILSSDFFRGLLSDDEMNQAASDDAFEVLHLICAKRLARGKFTVIDATNVRPEARKPFLEMARKYHVQPVAVAFNFTADVCHARNQQRAAERPFGPHVTQRHAEDLRRSLARLEDEGFRRVHVLNSEEEVAAVTFERYRLPVNRRDERGPFDIIGDVHGCLNELLVLLAKLGYTLTPSEDGWRVSPPEGRKLVFVGDLCDRGPDTPGVYRLVMDAVQRGVAFCVLGNHEDKLLRWMKTPDKVKLNHGLAQSVEQFEKELPELRARVQEFIVKLPSHLVLDGGRLVVAHAGLTADMHGRLSGKARAFAIYGDTTGESDEFGLPVRLNWAANYRARANVVYGHTPVLTPAWENRCICIDTGCVFGGALTALRYPEQELVNVPAEKEYAEPKRPLAGPTPPAPLPEGKGGKESSGVGSVSSSTARACSPFPSGRGDGGVGSSDLDLADVIGRRTIETRFAGKVTIREENAAAALEVMSRFAADPRWLIYLPPTMSPCEASALPDFLEHPAEAFRYYKQEGVDRVVCEQKHMGSRAVVIVCKDEAAAARRFGASNESGIVYTRTGRRFFDDPATEGAFLALVRDALTAADWWTKFGTDWVALDGELMPWSAKAQELLKRQYAATGSAATAALAEVNKLLATSTARPELADLRARFSAKAEAVERFATAYQQYCWPVNSVADLKFAPFFLLATEGKLYFDRTHDWHMRTLAELGQPTPPSPLPEGKGEPARETSAPDAMSVDCELSPSPFPSARGAGGGGILLATPFRVVDLADAAQVESATQWWLDLTNAGGEGMVVKPLEVLTQGRRFFVQPALKVRGREYLRIIYGPDYLAAEHLSRLKHRAVGAKRGLAAREFGLGLEGLERFARSAPLREAHECVFAVLALESEPIDPRL is encoded by the coding sequence ATGACGATTCACATCCCGGAGTTCGCGCTCGTGCTAATGGTCGGCCCATCGGGTTCCGGCAAGTCCACGTTCGCGCGCAAGCACTTCAAGCCGACGGAGATCCTCTCCTCCGACTTCTTCCGCGGGTTGCTCAGCGACGACGAGATGAACCAGGCCGCGTCGGACGATGCGTTCGAGGTGCTGCACCTGATCTGCGCGAAGCGGCTCGCGCGCGGCAAGTTCACCGTGATCGATGCGACCAACGTTCGACCGGAAGCGCGCAAGCCGTTCCTCGAAATGGCGCGGAAGTACCACGTTCAGCCGGTCGCGGTGGCGTTCAACTTCACCGCGGACGTGTGCCACGCGCGGAACCAGCAGCGCGCGGCCGAGCGCCCGTTCGGGCCGCACGTCACCCAGCGCCACGCGGAAGACCTCCGGCGCTCGCTGGCGCGGCTCGAAGACGAGGGGTTCCGCCGCGTTCACGTGCTGAACAGCGAAGAAGAGGTCGCCGCGGTCACGTTCGAGCGCTACCGACTGCCCGTGAACAGGCGCGACGAGCGCGGACCGTTCGACATCATCGGCGACGTTCACGGCTGCTTGAACGAGCTGCTCGTGCTGCTCGCCAAACTCGGTTACACGCTCACCCCGAGCGAAGACGGTTGGCGCGTCTCGCCCCCGGAGGGGCGCAAGCTCGTCTTCGTGGGCGATCTGTGTGACCGCGGGCCGGACACGCCGGGGGTGTACCGCCTCGTCATGGACGCGGTCCAGCGCGGGGTCGCGTTCTGCGTGCTCGGGAACCACGAAGACAAGCTGCTCCGGTGGATGAAGACGCCCGACAAGGTGAAGCTGAACCACGGCCTCGCGCAGTCGGTGGAGCAGTTCGAGAAGGAGCTGCCGGAACTGCGCGCCCGCGTGCAGGAGTTCATCGTGAAACTCCCCTCGCACTTGGTGCTCGATGGCGGGCGGCTCGTCGTTGCGCACGCGGGGCTCACCGCGGACATGCACGGGCGCCTCTCGGGGAAGGCGCGGGCGTTCGCGATCTACGGTGACACGACCGGCGAGAGCGATGAATTCGGGCTGCCCGTGCGCCTGAACTGGGCCGCGAACTACCGTGCCCGTGCGAACGTCGTGTACGGCCACACGCCGGTGCTCACACCCGCGTGGGAGAACCGGTGCATTTGCATCGATACGGGGTGCGTGTTCGGCGGCGCGCTGACCGCGTTGCGCTACCCGGAACAAGAGTTAGTGAACGTGCCCGCGGAGAAAGAGTACGCGGAGCCGAAGCGCCCGCTGGCTGGACCTACCCCCCCGGCCCCCCTCCCTGAAGGGAAGGGGGGGAAAGAAAGCTCTGGGGTAGGTAGTGTGTCCTCAAGCACAGCGCGCGCCTGCTCCCCCTTCCCTTCAGGGAGGGGGGATGGGGGGGTAGGTTCCTCCGATCTCGACCTCGCTGACGTGATCGGTCGGCGCACCATCGAAACGCGGTTCGCAGGGAAGGTCACGATCCGCGAGGAGAACGCGGCCGCCGCGCTGGAAGTGATGTCCCGGTTTGCGGCCGATCCGCGCTGGCTGATTTACCTCCCGCCGACGATGTCACCGTGCGAAGCATCAGCGCTGCCCGATTTTCTGGAGCACCCGGCGGAAGCCTTCCGGTACTACAAGCAGGAGGGCGTGGACCGCGTGGTGTGCGAGCAGAAGCACATGGGTTCGCGCGCCGTCGTCATCGTGTGCAAGGACGAAGCCGCGGCCGCCCGGCGCTTTGGTGCGAGCAACGAGAGCGGTATCGTCTATACGCGAACCGGTCGGCGGTTCTTCGACGACCCCGCGACCGAGGGCGCGTTTCTCGCGCTGGTACGCGACGCACTCACGGCCGCCGATTGGTGGACGAAGTTCGGTACGGATTGGGTGGCGCTCGACGGCGAATTGATGCCGTGGTCCGCGAAGGCGCAGGAACTTTTAAAGCGCCAGTACGCGGCCACCGGCAGCGCGGCGACCGCGGCGCTTGCTGAGGTTAACAAGCTCCTGGCAACCTCGACTGCGCGACCAGAACTCGCCGACCTGCGCGCACGTTTCTCGGCGAAGGCGGAAGCCGTGGAGCGGTTCGCCACCGCGTACCAACAGTATTGTTGGCCGGTGAACTCGGTCGCGGACCTGAAATTCGCCCCGTTCTTCCTGCTCGCCACCGAGGGCAAACTCTACTTCGACCGCACCCACGATTGGCACATGCGCACTCTCGCGGAGTTGGGGCAACCGACCCCCCCATCCCCCCTCCCTGAAGGGAAGGGGGAGCCGGCGCGCGAAACCTCTGCACCTGATGCGATGTCTGTCGATTGCGAATTGTCTCCCTCCCCCTTCCCTTCAGCGAGGGGGGCCGGGGGGGGCGGTATCCTCCTGGCGACGCCGTTCCGCGTGGTCGATCTCGCGGACGCGGCCCAAGTCGAATCCGCGACCCAGTGGTGGCTCGATCTCACGAACGCGGGCGGCGAGGGGATGGTGGTAAAGCCGCTCGAAGTGCTTACGCAGGGGCGGCGATTCTTCGTGCAACCGGCGCTGAAAGTCCGTGGGCGCGAGTATTTGCGCATCATCTACGGGCCAGACTACCTCGCCGCGGAACACCTCTCGCGACTGAAGCACCGGGCGGTCGGCGCGAAACGCGGACTCGCCGCGCGCGAATTCGGACTCGGACTCGAAGGCTTGGAGCGCTTCGCCCGCAGCGCGCCTCTGCGCGAAGCTCACGAGTGCGTGTTCGCGGTGCTGGCGCTGGAGAGCGAACCAATCGACCCGCGGCTGTGA
- a CDS encoding homoserine dehydrogenase produces MSDTINIALIGCGTVGGGVARVLLAHADRVTQRAGRPLALRRVVVRDLAKARDPLIPRAIISTDIDAAIHDPNIHIIVELIGGTGLAKKVVLDSLAAGKHVVTANKALLADAGAEVFEAARRADRTVCFEAAVAGGVPVIRALAESLAANQVTAIQAILNGTSNFILTSMTEHNMSYAAALAEAQRLGYAEADPTLDVDGSDAAHKLAILAQISFGVAAKPHEIARQGIDTIDAMDIRFANELGYTIKLLAEAWTSEETRTGDRGARNSGGIDTTLSGSGIHPAPGPRQTVEKAVALHVAPVLLRHTDLLAQVRGAYNAVLVYGDVVGETLYQGPGAGQMPTASSVVADLIDLGVGRAQRTFAAAKLWSREGRGFTVEPPERVRSRFYLRLQVADKPGVLADITRILADEEISISSLVQHEAQEDGASSPVPLVIVTHYAATGRFRRALERINKLGTIAAPAVFFSMGD; encoded by the coding sequence ATGAGCGACACGATCAACATTGCCCTCATCGGCTGTGGTACCGTCGGTGGGGGCGTGGCGCGCGTGCTGCTCGCGCACGCGGACCGCGTGACCCAGCGGGCGGGCCGGCCGCTCGCACTGCGCCGGGTGGTCGTGCGCGATCTGGCGAAGGCGCGCGACCCGCTCATCCCGCGCGCGATCATTTCCACGGATATCGACGCGGCGATTCACGACCCGAATATTCACATTATCGTCGAATTGATCGGTGGGACGGGGCTCGCCAAGAAGGTCGTTCTCGATTCACTTGCGGCCGGCAAACACGTCGTCACCGCGAACAAGGCGCTCCTGGCCGACGCGGGCGCGGAAGTGTTCGAGGCCGCGCGCCGGGCCGACCGCACCGTGTGCTTTGAAGCGGCTGTGGCCGGCGGGGTGCCGGTCATTCGCGCGCTGGCCGAGAGCCTCGCTGCCAATCAGGTGACCGCGATCCAGGCGATTCTGAACGGCACGTCGAACTTCATTCTGACGTCCATGACCGAGCACAACATGAGCTACGCTGCGGCCCTCGCCGAAGCGCAGCGGCTCGGCTACGCGGAGGCCGACCCGACGCTCGACGTGGACGGCAGCGACGCGGCGCACAAGCTCGCGATCCTGGCGCAAATTTCGTTCGGGGTGGCCGCGAAGCCGCACGAGATCGCCCGCCAGGGCATCGACACCATCGACGCGATGGACATCCGGTTCGCGAACGAGCTCGGTTACACGATCAAACTCCTCGCGGAAGCATGGACCAGCGAAGAAACGCGCACCGGCGATCGCGGGGCGCGGAACAGCGGCGGGATCGACACGACCCTATCCGGGTCCGGCATCCACCCGGCCCCCGGCCCCCGGCAGACGGTCGAGAAGGCGGTCGCGCTCCACGTCGCTCCCGTGCTGCTGCGTCACACGGATTTGTTGGCGCAGGTCCGCGGGGCGTACAACGCGGTGCTGGTGTACGGTGACGTGGTGGGCGAGACGCTGTACCAGGGACCGGGCGCGGGCCAGATGCCGACCGCGAGTTCGGTGGTCGCGGATTTGATTGATTTGGGCGTGGGCCGGGCGCAGCGGACGTTCGCGGCGGCGAAGTTATGGAGCCGCGAGGGGCGCGGGTTCACGGTGGAACCGCCGGAACGGGTGCGGAGCCGGTTCTACCTGCGGTTGCAGGTCGCGGACAAACCCGGCGTACTGGCCGACATCACGCGCATCCTGGCGGACGAAGAAATCAGCATTTCGAGCTTGGTGCAGCACGAAGCTCAAGAGGACGGCGCGAGCAGCCCGGTCCCGCTGGTGATCGTGACCCACTACGCCGCGACCGGCCGGTTCCGGCGCGCCCTGGAGCGCATCAACAAACTCGGCACGATCGCCGCCCCCGCCGTGTTCTTCAGCATGGGGGATTGA
- a CDS encoding c-type cytochrome domain-containing protein: MRCLSRPLRFVGAVALIVSFAAPVSAADPAFLSDVAPVLVSRCVSCHGGVKARGAYKLDTFDNLLNPGSSDAKPVVPGKPEESALYQRLIAPDPKERMPPGDDSLSADEIAAVKRWIAAGGTFDGADRAVALKGILPPRKHPTPPEKYPAAAPVFALAVSPDGKELAASGVNEVTVWDAANGKLLRRLPRLPARIHALAYTADGKHLLVGGGTAGEYGEVALVDAKTGARVRVFGTFDDIVLAVAFSADGKLVAAGSADRTARGFHFADGKEAWRASLHSDWITGVAFSPDGKWVATSSKDRTVKVLEAGTGKLFTTFNGHRRQYAPHVGQLEVYAVAFDSAGTALSVGGGAAIRAWEPIKTQDENGSAADMEERFKKAGHTRYLEFPAGKPVFALALGDGHTFSAGGDGLLREHDIASGKLVREYPKHNDWIFAVATHSGAGRVATGGFDGTVRVWDTKTGNAITSFVAAPGFAK; encoded by the coding sequence ATGCGCTGCCTGTCGAGACCTCTTCGCTTTGTGGGCGCGGTCGCGCTGATCGTGTCGTTTGCCGCGCCGGTATCGGCCGCGGACCCGGCGTTCCTGTCGGACGTTGCGCCCGTGCTGGTGTCGCGGTGCGTGAGTTGCCACGGTGGAGTGAAGGCCCGCGGCGCTTACAAGCTGGACACGTTCGACAACCTCCTGAACCCGGGTTCGTCGGACGCGAAGCCCGTGGTGCCGGGCAAGCCGGAGGAGTCCGCGCTGTACCAGCGTCTCATCGCGCCCGATCCGAAGGAGCGGATGCCGCCGGGCGATGATTCCCTTTCGGCGGACGAAATCGCCGCGGTGAAGCGGTGGATCGCGGCCGGCGGGACGTTCGACGGGGCCGACCGCGCGGTCGCGCTGAAGGGCATTCTTCCGCCGCGCAAGCACCCGACCCCGCCCGAGAAGTACCCGGCCGCTGCGCCGGTGTTCGCGCTCGCGGTTTCACCGGACGGCAAAGAACTCGCCGCGAGTGGCGTCAACGAAGTGACTGTGTGGGACGCCGCGAACGGGAAATTGCTGCGCCGGCTCCCGCGCCTCCCGGCCCGGATTCACGCACTGGCCTACACCGCAGACGGCAAACACCTTCTGGTCGGCGGCGGGACCGCGGGCGAGTACGGCGAAGTCGCGCTCGTGGACGCCAAGACCGGCGCGCGCGTCCGGGTGTTCGGCACGTTCGACGACATCGTGCTGGCGGTCGCGTTCTCCGCGGACGGCAAACTGGTCGCGGCCGGCAGCGCGGACCGCACCGCACGCGGGTTCCACTTCGCGGACGGCAAAGAGGCGTGGCGCGCGTCACTGCACTCGGATTGGATCACCGGAGTCGCGTTCAGCCCGGACGGTAAGTGGGTCGCGACGAGCAGCAAGGACCGCACAGTAAAAGTGCTCGAAGCCGGTACCGGGAAGCTGTTCACCACGTTCAACGGGCACCGCCGACAGTACGCGCCGCACGTCGGGCAGCTCGAGGTGTACGCGGTCGCGTTCGATTCGGCGGGAACCGCGTTATCGGTTGGGGGAGGAGCCGCGATTCGGGCGTGGGAGCCGATCAAGACGCAGGACGAGAACGGCAGCGCCGCCGACATGGAGGAGCGATTCAAGAAGGCCGGTCACACCCGCTATTTGGAATTCCCCGCGGGCAAGCCGGTGTTCGCACTCGCCCTGGGCGACGGGCACACGTTCTCGGCAGGTGGTGATGGCCTGTTACGTGAGCACGACATCGCTTCTGGCAAGCTCGTGCGCGAATACCCGAAACACAACGACTGGATATTTGCGGTCGCGACGCACTCCGGTGCGGGGCGAGTTGCTACCGGCGGGTTCGATGGGACCGTTCGCGTCTGGGACACCAAAACCGGGAACGCGATAACGTCCTTCGTGGCCGCACCCGGCTTCGCCAAGTAA